In Bradysia coprophila strain Holo2 unplaced genomic scaffold, BU_Bcop_v1 contig_24, whole genome shotgun sequence, one genomic interval encodes:
- the LOC119077929 gene encoding tctex1 domain-containing protein 2-like isoform X2 has product MSDDSVAYSIKHNSSEVMLSENADDRRSTSQYEIKPSQTEGFKQQAVKEIISNVLIEVLDGKQYQSTQIAEWTSKISDTISAQLKELNMRRYKHIVQVVILQQTGAGCKYIARCRWDAECDVQVSNYFTNESMACIVTVFGVFMY; this is encoded by the exons ATGAGTGATGATTCGGTTGCATATTCCATAAAACATAATTCGAGCGAAGTGATGCTCAGTGAAAATGCAGATGATCGTCGGAGTACAAGTCAGTATGAAATTAAACCTAGTCAGACGGAGGGATTCAAGCAACAAGCAGTTAAGGAGATCATTTCCAATGTCCTCATAGAAGTATTAGATG GTAAACAATATCAAAGTACCCAAATAGCAGAATGGACTAGCAAAATTTCGGATACCATTAGCGCACAATTGAAAGAGCTGAATATGAGGCGATATAAGCATATAGTACAAGTTGTAATTTTGCAGCAAACCGGGGCTGGTTGCAA ATACATTGCCCGATGTCGATGGGATGCTGAATGTGATGTGCAagtatcaaattatttcacaaatGAGAGTATGGCGTGTATAGTAACAGTTTTTGGAGTTTTTATGTACTGA
- the LOC119077902 gene encoding threonine aspartase 1 → MAGFIAVHTGAGNCLDETKYKRVCKEACVKATSILKAGGTTLDACEAAIVCLENSGNTNAGFGSNLTWDRQVECEASIMEGTTLQYGACTNVSNIQNPISLARVLCERQSKLLTLDRIPPMVLSGDGASKYAKEMNLTIVEPKQLISRKAAKCYDHYRNNVEQYENLYNIKITPMDTVGAVCVDLDGNCVAGCSSGGLILKISGRIGQSATYGAGCWARTKPDSVAATCTTGNGEYLMKTLLAKEIVDDLLRCECPVTSLHNTFKEKFIESPFLSQLREVYGGALSIVYDPRNGDGELLWSHTTQSLCLGYMSTLQKNPKFILSSLPSYTQPGTSTVVNGQRFRLPVPV, encoded by the exons ATGGCAGGTTTTATTGCTGTTCATACTG GGGCGGGTAATTGCCTTGATGAGACGAAATACAAACGTGTGTGCAAGGAGGCCTGCGTAAAGGCGACATCTATTTTAAAGGCCGGAGGCACAACTCTCGATGCATGTGAGGCTGCAATCGTTTGTctggaaaattctggaaacaCAAATGCTG GTTTCGGTTCAAATTTGACATGGGACAGACAAGTGGAATGCGAAG CATCCATAATGGAAGGGACAACATTGCAGTATGGAGCTTGCACAAACGTATCCAACATTCAAAATCCAATATCATTGGCTCGAGTATTATGCGAAAGACAATCGAAATTGCTGACATTAGACCGAATACCGCCAATGGTTTTATCAG GTGACGGTGCATCGAAATATGCGAAAGAAATGAATCTGACGATTGTCGAACCAAAACAATTAATATCACGCAAGGCCGCCAAATGCTACGACCACTACCGGAACAATGTCGAACAATACGAAAACCTGTACAACATCAAAATAACTCCCATGGACACAGTGGGTGCGGTCTGTGTGGATTTGGATGGCAACTGCGTAGCTGGTTGTAGTTCGGGTGGactgattttaaaaatttccgGACGCATTGGTCAATCAGCTACGTACGGTGCTGGCTGTTGGGCTCGAACAAAACCCGATTCAGTTGCTGCAACATGCACCACCGGAAATGGTGAATATTTGATGAAAACGCTGCTAGCCAAAGAAATCGTCGACGACCTGTTACGATGCGAATGTCCCGTCACATCACTGCACAATACATTCAAGGAAAAGTTTATCGAATCACCGTTCCTGTCCCAGCTGCGTGAAGTATATGGAGGCGCTCTGTCGATTGTATACGATCCGCGAAACGGCGATGGTGAATTACTTTGGAGTCATACAACACAGTCACTGTGCCTGGGATACATGTCCACATTGCAGAAAAATCCGAAG TTCATATTGTCATCACTACCCAGCTACACTCAGCCAGGTACGTCCACCGTTGTTAATGGACAGAGATTTCGCTTACCAGTTCCTGTTTGA
- the LOC119077866 gene encoding solute carrier family 23 member 2-like, with protein MDNPAFVQNEVPLKDRKQVSIKELPPQNENFQGNSNGELMYTVDDVPPWYLCLFLGLQHYLEMIGATIACPFFLAPALCMADDDPDKANIISTLVFMSGIITIFQSTIGTRLPIVQGGSFSYLVPSLAIMSLPRWKCPTTDVFDTLSDADKTELWQVRMREIQGAIIFAALFEALFAFTGLIGFLVKYLTPLAIAPAISLIGISLFQSAAEEASKNYAVSISLLLLLVIFSQHLRNIKIPFLCGNAEPNGKKTKFPLFQVFPVLLSVATVWAICAILTVTDVLPANDAARTDSKIKIMTGSSWFRVPYPFQWGWPTVSIGAVLGIFCGVMTSTIESLGDYFACASIAKTTSPPIHALNRGIFIQGFGCVLSGFWGSGNASTSYSNNIGTIAVTRVASRRVIQVSGVIMIILGLVGKAGAVFVSLPDPIIAGMFLFIFPLIMAVGISTLAEISLESARNVFIVSFSIFMGLTISEWAKHNEGVIQTGSEEADNLIQILLSTGMFVAGFIGFVLDNTISGTDEERGLTRRRKAQLEAQLAGDTSFDFPWGMEAIKKIKWLRYLPISPTYEKDLIEFLPFCKKRKVVISDGVNGNTTHL; from the exons ATGGACAATCCAGCATTCGTTCAAAATGAg GTTCCACTAAAAGATCGGAAACAAGTCTCAATCAAAGAACTTCCGccacaaaatgaaaacttcCAAGGAAATTCAAATGGTGAATTAATGTACACCGTTGATGATGTTCCTCCATGGTATTTGTGCCTTTTTTTAGGTCTACAG CACTATCTCGAAATGATTGGCGCTACAATTGCGTGTCCATTTTTCCTAGCTCCAGCTCTGTGCATGGCAGATGATGATCCTGATAAAGCTAACATTATATCAACTCTGGTTTTTATGTCTGGTATCATAACCATATTTCAAAGTACAATTGGAACAAG GTTGCCAATTGTTCAGGGCGGCAGTTTCTCGTATCTAGTACCATCTTTAGCTATTATGAGTTTACCGCGATGGAAGTGTCCAACTACGGATGTGTTTGACACTTTGTCCGACGCAGACAAAACGGAATTGTGGCAAGTTCGTATGCGAGAAATCCAAGGAGCTATCATTTTTGCCGCTTTATTTGAAGCTTTGTTTGCTTTTACGG GTCTCATCggatttttggtaaaatatttAACTCCCTTGGCTATTGCTCCTGCTATAAGTCTCATTGGCATATCTTTGTTCCAAAGTGCAGCTGAGGAAGCTTCTAAAAACTATGCGGTGTCGATATC TCTTTTGTTGCTACTAGTCATTTTCTCGCAACATTTACGAAATATTAAAATCCCATTCCTTTGTGGAAATGCAGAACCGAACGGCAAGAAAACCAAATTTCCCCTGTTTCAAGTGTTTCCG GTTTTACTATCCGTCGCAACAGTATGGGCTATTTGTGCAATTTTAACTGTAACCGATGTTCTTCCTGCAAATGATGCGGCCCGAACggattcgaaaataaaaattatgacGGGTTCGTCATGGTTTCGTGTTCCCTATCCat TTCAATGGGGCTGGCCCACTGTTTCAATAGGAGCTGTTCTTGGTATATTTTGTGGTGTCATGACATCTACAATTGAATCACTCGGAGACTATTTTGCTTGTGCAAGCATTGCTA AAACTACGAGTCCTCCCATACACGCTCTAAATCGTGGAATATTCATTCAAGGTTTTGGTTGTGTTCTAAGTGGTTTTTGGGGATCAGGTAACGCATCAACGTCATATTCAAACAATATAGGGACGATTGCTGTTACGAGAGTAGCATCCAGGAGAGTGATACAAG TATCCGGAGTCATCATGATAATTTTGGGATTAGTGGGAAAAGCTGGGGCTGTTTTTGTATCGCTACCTGATCCAATTATTGCCggaatgtttttatttattttcccatTGATTATGGCAGTCGGTATAAGTACATTGGCTGAAATTTCCTTGGAATCAGCTCGAAACGTCTTTATCGTCAGTTTCTCAATTTTTATGGGACTT ACAATATCTGAATGGGCCAAACATAATGAAGGAGTAATTCAAACCGGATCTGAAGAAGCCGACAatcttattcaaattttgctcaGTACCGGAATGTTCGTT GCTGGTTTCATTGGATTCGTGCTTGACAATACAATTTCTGGAACTGACGAAGAAAGAGGACTGACTAGACGGAGAAAAGCACAATTGGAAGCCCAGTTGGCTGGAgatacttcatttgattttcctTGGGGAATGGAAGCaattaaaaa GATAAAATGGCTGCGATATCTACCGATCTCACCGACTTACGAAAAAGACCTGATCGAATTTCtaccattttgtaaaaagcGAAAAGTTGTCATATCCGATGGTGTGAATGGGAACACAACTCACTTGTGA
- the LOC119077929 gene encoding tctex1 domain-containing protein 2-like isoform X1 has product MSDDSVAYSIKHNSSEVMLSENADDRRSTSQYEIKPSQTEGFKQQAVKEIISNVLIEVLDGKQYQSTQIAEWTSKISDTISAQLKELNMRRYKHIVQVVILQQTGAGCKYIARCRWDAECDVQVSNYFTNESMACIVTVFGVFMY; this is encoded by the exons ATGAGTGATGATTCGGTTGCATATTCCATAAAACATAATTCGAGCGAAGTGATGCTCAGTGAAAATGCAGATGATCGTCGGAGTACAAGTCAGTATGAAATTAAACCTAGTCAGACGGAGGGATTCAAGCAACAAGCAGTTAAGGAGATCATTTCCAATGTCCTCATAGAAGTATTAGATG GTAAACAATATCAAAGTACCCAAATAGCAGAATGGACTAGCAAAATTTCGGATACCATTAGCGCACAATTGAAAGAGCTGAATATGAGGCGATATAAGCATATAGTACAAGTTGTAATTTTGCAGCAAACCGGGGCTGGTTGCAAGTAT ATTGCCCGATGTCGATGGGATGCTGAATGTGATGTGCAagtatcaaattatttcacaaatGAGAGTATGGCGTGTATAGTAACAGTTTTTGGAGTTTTTATGTACTGA